TCGTGCTTGCCCGGGGTTTGATCACGGTGCGCCTGACGCCGGAATTCGACATGGGGCAGGTCACCCGACAGTGGCGGGAAATCGGCGGTCAGCGCCACGGTGTCGGCGCATTGGTGCACGGGTTGCTCGATGTCGTGGTCGACAGTCATTTCGCGGCGGTGGAGGCGCTCGACGACTGCATCGAAGCCATCGAGGACGAGCTGTTCGACGGCAACTCACGTCAGGCGAACTTTCAGCGCCGAACGTTCCAGTTGCGCAGAGACCTGGTGAACCTGCGGCGAGTTGCGCTGCCGATGCGCGAGGTCGTCAACTCCATCCAGCATCACCGGTTGCAGGCCCCGCAGGCCGAAGCTGCCCGCGAACTCGACCCGCTCTACGCCGACCTGTACGACCACGTGCTTCGGGTGTCGGAATGGACGGAGTCGTTGCGTGACATGGTCACAACCATTTTCGAAACCAATCTGTCCCTGCAGGACGCGCGGCTGAACACCGTCATGAAGAAGCTGACCGGTTGGGCCGCGATCATTGCCGTACCGACCGCGATCACGGGCTATTACGGCCAGAACATCCCCTATCCCGGCTTCGGCTCCCTGTCGGGCTTCATCGTCAGCACCAGCGTGATCATCGTCCTGATGGTGGTGCTCTATGTGACGTTTAGGCGTCGCGACTGGCTTTGAATCTCGTTGGCCGCACAGTTGGCCGCCGTTGTTCGCAAGTCCGACTGGCAAGTCCGGCCCGCAAGTGCGCCGGGATCGGTAGTCTGCGACCGGCTGCAATGTTATGGACCGGCAGCCGTCGAGGAGGAGCGCATTGAAGCCCGCATCGCTTGCCGTTCGCGACGCGCTGGGGCCGGCGCGGGTGCGGCTGCACGGCGGGCCGGTGCTGGCCGAGCTGACCCACCGGTTCGGTGCGCCGGCTCGGGCAAAGCTACTGGCCGGGGAAATCCGCGACGCTGACGGCGCGGTGGTCGATAGCAATACGGTGCTGCCGCCGGGGTCCTTCATCCGCCTGTATCGCGATCTGCCCGACGAAGTTCCGGTGCCCTTCGAAATGCCGGTTCTGTACCAGGACGACGACATCGTCGTCGTCGACAAACCGCACTTCTTGGCGACCATGCCGCGCGGGCGCCACGTCGC
The nucleotide sequence above comes from Mycobacterium pseudokansasii. Encoded proteins:
- a CDS encoding magnesium transporter CorA family protein, which produces MQFAPSNRGCVWRSGEPQDDFEFDRISDYLSEDDTLVWVDLCDPDHDTLRGLAAELGLNPWAVEDAVAAAERVKATAYETHTFFTVYAVAVCSVARAGADPQPMLAMHRISAFVLARGLITVRLTPEFDMGQVTRQWREIGGQRHGVGALVHGLLDVVVDSHFAAVEALDDCIEAIEDELFDGNSRQANFQRRTFQLRRDLVNLRRVALPMREVVNSIQHHRLQAPQAEAARELDPLYADLYDHVLRVSEWTESLRDMVTTIFETNLSLQDARLNTVMKKLTGWAAIIAVPTAITGYYGQNIPYPGFGSLSGFIVSTSVIIVLMVVLYVTFRRRDWL